Proteins encoded by one window of Pempheris klunzingeri isolate RE-2024b chromosome 14, fPemKlu1.hap1, whole genome shotgun sequence:
- the myo7ab gene encoding unconventional myosin-VIIa: MVILQQGDYVWLDLKTGREFGVPVGAVVKLCDSGQIQVLDDEGRERWISPQNATNIKPMHPTSIHGVEDMIRLGDLNEAGILRNLFIRYNERVIYTYTGSILVAVNPYQLLPIYTPDQIRLYTNRKIGEMPPHIFAIADNCYFNMQRNNKDQCCIISGESGAGKTESTKLILQFLAAISGQHSWIEQQVLEATPILEAFGNAKTIRNDNSSRFGKYIDIHFNKRGAIEGAKIEQYLLEKSRVCRQAADERNYHVFYCMLKGMAPEMKAKLGLGLATDYSYLTMGNCTACDGRNDLSDYSSILSAMKVLMFTETESWEISKLLAAILHMGNLRFEARTYDNLDACVVVRSPDLITAASLMEVEPKDVMVCLTTRTLITRGESVVTPLSVEQGLDVRDAFVKGIYGRLFVWIVDKINAAIFRPPSCESKIIRRSIGLLDIFGFENFTVNSFEQLCINFANENLQQFFVQHVFKLEQEEYNLEDISWQHIEFTDNQDALDMIANKPMNIISLIDEESKFPKGTDATMLYKLNSQHRLNSNYIPPKNSYETQFGIQHFAGVVHYETRGFLEKNRDSLHTDIIQLVHSSKNKFIKQIFQSDVAMFLCGYQQPSTPAPKGAETRKRSPTLSSQFKRSLEMLMRTLSVCQPFFIRCVKPNELKKPMIFDRELCIRQLRYSGMMETIRIRRAGYPIRYTFGEFVDRYRVLMPGVKPAHIQEDLRGTCQQIVLARLGKHGDWQIGKTKIFLKDHHDMQLEIERDKAITDKVILIQKAVRGLKERTRFLRLRSAVIVIQKVWRGHRCRKNYQTMHSGFLRLQAVYRSRKYYRSYRTTRHRVTLIQARCRGFIIRQTFWRRLRAVLTLQAYTRGMIARRLCQRLRAELQHRQEAERQRLAEEEQLLNQMTALRAKAEAERKHQERLVQLAQQQEEREREEKEEARRKKELLEQMEREKEQPVDHSDMVDRMFGFLGNSGPLPNQDGQAPAGFEDLEKTPRGEEAEEEVLNEAPPLPDEEDEDLSEYKFSKFAATYFQSVSTYTYIRRPLKQPLLFHEDEGDQLAALAVWITVLRFMGDLPEPKCQMVINDGSEKIPVMTKIYETLGKRTYKRELQDLQVEGENSSIDSQKRNSVRHKLVSLTLKRKSKIAEEVTRRLTEGDYGLQGNSMLEDRPTSNLEKLHFIIGNGILRPALRDEIYCQICKQLTQNPSKSSHARGWILLSLCVGCFAPSEKFVKYLRTFLINGPPGYAPYCEERLRRTFVNRTRTQPPSWLELQATKSKKPIMLPVTFMDGTTKTLLADSATTASELCNALADKISLRDRFGFSLYIALFDKVSSLGSGNDHVMDAVSQCEQYAKEQGAQERNAPWRLFFRKEIFNPWHNPAEDYVATNLIYQQIVRGVKFGEYRCEREEDLAELASQQYYVDYGSEILQERLLSLIPSYIPDREITSTKTPEKWCPLIISAHKKGLHTKRRLSTQKVKEDVVDFARLKWPLLFSRFYEAFKFSGPSLPKNDVIVAVNWTGVYFVDEQEQVLLELSFPEITAVSSSRGGKLQGQSFTLATIKGDEYTFTSNNAEDIRDLVVAFLEGLRKRSKYVVGLLDCHSPAGVDSTFLSFSKGDLIILDEHDGEHVMNSGWAHGINDRTKQRGDFPADCVYVLPTITRPQYDIVALVTMTPDQRRESISLSHVNISDMEDKAKAYTLEEFSYDYFRPPPKSTLSRVMISKARGKERLWSCAREPLKQPLLKKVLAHEELAQEACLVFIAVMKYMGDYPSKRVRSVNELTDQIFEGALKAEPLKDEIFCQILKQLTDNHIKYSEEKGWELLWLCTGLFPPSNILLPHVQKFLQAKKHYPLAPDCMQRLQKALRNGSRKYPPHLVEVEAIQHKTTQIFHKVYFPDDSDEVFEVESSTKAKDFCHNISGRLMLKSSEGFSLFVKITDKVISVPDGDFFFDFVRHLTDWIKKARHVKDGVVPSLTYQVFFMKKLWTNTMPGKDSMADSIFHYYQELPKYLRGYHKCPREEVHQLAALIYRVKFEEDKSNFHNMSKILKELVPQDQIRLLSPDDWKRSIVSLFNKQAGKTREEAKLSFLKIIYKWATFGSAFFEVKQTTDPNYPETLLIAINKHGVSLIDPKSKDILTTHPFTKISNWSSGNTYFHITIGNLVRGSKLLCETSLGYKMDDLLTSYISQMLTTMTKQRTSQGNSK, translated from the exons ATGGTCATTCTGCAGCAG GGGGACTATGTGTGGTTGGACCTGAAAACGGGCCGAGAGTTTGGCGTCCCCGTGGGAGCCGTGGTCAAACTGTGCGactctggacagatccaggTCCTCGACGATGAAGGCAGA GAACGCTGGATCTCCCCCCAGAATGCCACCAACATCAAGCCCATGCACCCAACCTCCATCCACGGGGTGGAGGACATGATCCGTCTGGGCGACCTCAACGAAGCCGGCATCCTCCGCAACCTGTTCATCCGCTACAATGAGCGCGTCATCTAC ACATACACCGGCTCGATCCTGGTAGCAGTCAACCCCTACCAGCTGCTGCCCATCTACACTCCAGACCAGATCCGCCTCTACACTAACAGGAAGATCGGAGAGATGCCGCCGCACATATTCGCCATAGCAGACAACTGTTACTTCAACATGCAGCGGAACAACAAGGACCAGTGCTGCATCATCAG CGGTGAGTCTGGAGCTGGGAAGACCGAGAGCACAAAGCTGATTCTGCAGTTCCTGGCGGCCATCAGTGGTCAACACTCCTGGATAGAGCAGCAAGTCCTGGAGGCAACACCCATCCTCGAAG CTTTCGGCAACGCCAAGACCATTCGTAACGACAACTCCAGTCGGTTTGGGAAGTACATCGATATCCACTTCAACAAGCGGGGGGCCATCGAAGGAGCCAAGATAGAGCAATACCTGCTGGAGAAGTCTCGTGTGTGTCGACAG GCTGCAGATGAGAGGAACTACCACGTGTTTTACTGCATGCTGAAGGGGATGGCTCCGGAGATGAAGGCCAAGCTGGGCCTGGGCCTCGCCACAGACTACTCCTACCTCACCATG GGTAACTGTACAGCGTGTGACGGCCGTAACGACCTGAGTGATTACTCCAGCATCCTGTCGGCCATGAAGGTCCTCATGTTcactgagacagagagctggGAGATTTCCAAGCTGCTGGCTGCCATCCTGCACATGGGCAACCTGCGCTTCGAGG ctCGTACGTATGACAACCTGGACGCCTGTGTGGTTGTGCGATCTCCTGATCTGATCACTGCTGCTTCCCTcatggag GTGGAGCCCAAAGACGTGATGGTGTGTTTGACCACACGGACTTTGATCACACGTGGTGAAAGTGTTGTGACGCCTCTTAGTGTGGAACAAGGCCTGGATGTCAGGGATGCTTTTGTCAAG GGGATCTACGGACGACTGTTTGTCTGGATTGTGGATAAGATCAACGCCGCCATATTCAGACCGCCATCCTGTGAGAGTAAGATTATACGCAGGTCGATCGGGTTGCTGGACATCTTCGGTTTCGAGAACTTCACCGTCAACAG TTTCGAGCAGCTGTGCATCAACTTTGCCAACGAGAACCTGCAGCAGTTCTTCGTTCAGCACGTCTTCAAactggagcaggaggagtacaacctggaggacatcagctggCAGCACATCGAGTTCACCGACAACCAGGACGCGCTGGACATGATCGCCAACAAACCCATGAACATCATCTCCCTCATTGATGAAGAGAGCAAGTTCCCTAAG GGAACCGACGCGACGATGCTGTATAAGCTCAACTCACAGCACAGGCTCAACTCCAACTACATCCCTCCCAAAAACAGCTACGAAACCCAGTTTGGTATCCAACACTTTGCTGGCGTGGTGCATTACGAGACCAGAG GGTTCCTGGAGAAGAACCGCGACAGCCTCCATACCGACATCATCCAGCTCGTCCACTCGTCCAAGAACAAGTTCATTAAGCAGATCTTCCAGTCTGACGTGGCCATG TTTCTGTGTGGCTATCAGCAGCCCAGCACTCCTGCTCCAAAG ggtgCCGAGACGAGGAAGCGCTCTCCCACTCTGAGCAGTCAGTTCAAACGCTCCCTCGAGATGCTGATGAGGACgctgagtgtgtgtcagccatTCTTCATTCGCTGTGTAAAACCCAACGAGCTCAAAAAACCAATG ATATTTGACAGGGAGCTTTGCATTCGTCAGCTGCGCTACTCCGGCATGATGGAGACCATCAGGATCAGGCGGGCCGGTTACCCCATCCGATACACCTTTGGCGAGTTTGTGGACCGATACCGAGTCCTCATGCCTGGCGTCAAACCCGCTCACATACAG GAGGACCTCCGAGGGACCTGCCAGCAGATCGTCCTGGCCCGGCTGGGGAAACATGGAGACTGGCAGATTGGAAAGACAAAGATTTTCCTAaag GATCACCACGACATGCAGCTGGAGATCGAGAGGGACAAGGCCATTACTGACAAGGTCATCCTCATCCAGAAGGCTGTGCGTGGACTTAAAGAGAG GACTAGATTTCTACGACTGAGGAGTGCTGTGATTGTCATCCAGAAGGTCTGGAGGGGTCATCGTTGCAGGAAGAACTACCAAACT ATGCATTCGGGCTTCTTGCGCCTCCAGGCTGTCTACAGGTCAAGGAAGTACTACAGAAGCTACCGGACGACTCGCCATCGTGTCACTCTCATCCAAGCCCGTTGCCGCGGCTTCATCATCCGGCAGACATTTTGGCGGCGTCTCCGTGCCGTGTTGACCCTTCAGGCCTACACCAGGGGCATGATAGCCAGACGCCTCTGCCAGAGGCTCAGGGCAGAG ctgcagcaccgCCAGGAAGCCGAGCGCCAGCGCCTGGCcgaggaggagcagctgctgaacCAGATGACGGCGCTGCGGGCGAAGGCGGAGGCCGAGAGGAAACACCAGGAGAGGCTCGTCCAACTGgcccagcagcaggaggagagggagagggaggagaaggaggaggcgaggaggaagaaggagctgctggagcagatggagagggagaaggagcagCCCGTGGATCACTCGGACATGGTCGACCGCATGTTTGGTTTCCTGGGGAACTCTGGGCCGCTGCCCAATCAGGACGGACAGGCGCCGGCTGGTTTTGAA GACTTGGAGAAAACTCCTCGCGGTGAGGAAGCTGAAGAGGAGGTGCTGAATGAAGCTCCGCCGTTACCTGATGAGGAAGACGAGGATTTGTCTGAGTACAAGTTCTCCAAGTTTGCGGCCACCTACTTCCAGAGTGTCTCCACCTACACCTACATCAGACGACCACTGAAACAACCTCTGCTGTTTCACGAGGACGAAGGAGACCAGCTG GCTGCATTAGCGGTGTGGATCACCGTGCTGAGGTTCATGGGAGACCTGCCGGAGCCAAAATGTCAGATGGTCATTAATGACGGCAGCGAAAAGATCCCTGTGATGACCAAGATCTACGAAACCCTCGGCAAGAGGACCTACAAGAGGGAGCTGCAGGATCTGCAGGTGGAAGGAGAG AACAGCTCCATCGACAGCCAGAAGAGGAACAGCGTCAGACACAAGCTTGTGTCTCTGACCCTGAAGAGGAAATCCAAGATCGCAGAGGAG GTGACCAGGCGGCTGACGGAGGGAGACTACGGCCTGCAGGGGAACAGCATGCTGGAGGACCGACCCACCTCCAACCTGGAGAAACTTCACTTCATCATCGGCAACGGCATCTTACGGCCCGCCCTCAG GGATGAGATCTACTGTCAGATCTGCAAACAGCTCACGCAGAATCCGTCGAAGAGCAGCCACGCCCGCGGATGgatcctgctgtctctgtgcgTGGGCTGCTTCGCCCCGTCCGAAAAGTTTGTCAAA TATTTACGGACGTTTCTAATTAACGGCCCGCCTGGTTATGCTCCGTATTGTGAGGAAAGGTTGAGGAGGACATTTGTCAACCGCACGAGGACCCAGCCGCCATCTTGGTTGGAATTACAG GCCACTAAATCTAAGAAGCCCATCATGCTCCCAGTGACGTTTATGGACGGCACCACCAAGACGCTCCTGGCAGACTCGGCCACCACCGCCAGCGAGCTCTGCAACGCTCTGGCAGACAAGATCAGCCTGAGAGATCGCTTCGGCTTCTCTCTGTACATCGCCCTGTTTGACAAG GTGTCATCGCTGGGCAGCGGAAACGACCACGTCATGGACGCCGTCTCCCAGTGTGAGCAGTACGCCAAGGAGCAGGGCGCCCAGGAGAGGAACGCCCCCTGGAGGCTGTTCTTCCGGAAGGAGATCTTCAACCCCTGGCACAACCCCGCCGAGGACTACGTCGCCACAAACCTCATCTACCAGCAGATCGTCAGGGGGGTGAAGTTCGGAGAGTACCGCTGTGAGAGG GAGGAGGACCTTGCTGAACTGGCCTCTCAGCAGTACTATGTGGATTACGGCTCTGAGATCCTCCAGGAGCGCCTGCTCAGCCTCATCCCCTCCTACATCCCCGACAGAGAAATCACCTCAACTAAGACGCCGGAGAAGTGGTGTCCGCTCATCATCAGCGCTCACAAAAAG GGATTACACACTAAAAGGAGGCTGAGCACGCAGAAGGTGAAGGAGGACGTGGTGGATTTCGCTCGTTTAAAGTGGCCTTTGCTCTTCTCGCGCTTCTACGAGGCCTTCAAGTTCTCAG GGCCGAGTCTGCCCAAGAACGACGTGATCGTGGCGGTGAACTGGACCGGGGTTTACTTCGTGGACGAGCAGGAGCAGGTCCTTCTGGAGCTCTCCTTCCCAGAGATCACTGCTGTGTCCAGTAGCAG AGGGGGAAAACTGCAGGGGCAGAGTTTTACTTTGGCCACCATCAAAGGAGACGAGTACACGTTCACCTCCAACAACGCAGAGGACATCCGTGACCTGGTGGTCGCCTTCCTCGAGGGTCTGAGGAAGAGGTCCAAGTACGTGGTGGGACTGCTGGACTGTCACAGCCCTG CGGGGGTCGACTCCACATTCCTGAGTTTCTCCAAGGGGGATCTGATCATCCTGGACGAGCACGACGGAGAGCATGTGATGAACTCCGGCTGGGCTCACGGCATCAACGACCGGACCAAACAAAGGGGCGACTTCCCCGCTGACTGTGTCTACGTGCTGCCCACTATCACCAGGCCGCAGTACGACATAGTG gcTCTGGTGACGATGACTCCAGATCAGAGGCGAGAATCCATCAGTTTGTCCCACGTGAACATTTCTGACATGGAGGACAAAGCGAAGGCGTACACACTGGAGGAGTTCTCCTACGACTacttcag GCCTCCTCCGAAGAGCACCCTGAGCAGGGTGATGATCTCGAAGGCCCGAGGGAAGGAGCGTCTGTGGAGCTGCGCCAGGGAGCCTCTCAAACAGCCTCTGCTGAAGAAAGTCCTGGCTCACGAGGAGCTCGCCCAGGAGGCCTGCCTGGTCTTCATAG CTGTGATGAAGTACATGGGCGACTACCCGTCCAAACGGGTGCGTTCTGTCAACGAGCTCACTGATCAGATCTTTGAGGGGGCGCTGAAGGCCGAGCCGCTCAAAGATGAGATCTTCTGTCAGATTCTCAAACAGCTCACCGATAATCACATCAA gtacaGTGAGGAGAAGGGCTGGGAGCTGCTGTGGCTCTGCACTGGTCTGTTTCCTCCCAGTAACATCCTGCTGCCTCACGTCCAGAAGTTCCTCCAGGCCAAGAAACACTATCCGCTGGCTCCAGACTGCATGCAGCGACTGCAGAAAGCCTTacg AAATGGATCCAGGAAGTACCCTCCTCacctggtggaggtggaggccatCCAGCACAAAACCACTCAGATCTTCCACAAAGTTTACTTCCCCGATGACTCAGACGAG GTGTTTGAAGTGGAGTCGAGCACCAAAGCCAAAGACTTCTGCCACAACATCTCTGGACGCCTCATGCTCAAATCCTCCGAAGGCTTCAGTCTTTTTGTGAAGATCACTGACAAG GTCATCAGTGTGCCCGATGGGGACTTCTTCTTCGACTTTGTGAGGCACCTGACGGACTGGATCAAGAAAGCCAGACACGTGAAAGACG GTGTTGTGCCTTCGCTCACCTACCAGGTGTTCTTCATGAAGAAGCTGTGGACCAACACCATGCCGGGAAAGGACTCCATGGCCGACTCCATCTTCCACTACTACCAA GAGCTGCCAAAGTATCTGCGAGGCTACCACAAGTGTCCGAGGGAGGAGGTGCACCAGCTGGCAGCGCTGATCTACAGGGTGAAGTTTGAGGAGGACAAATCCAACTTCCACAATATGTCCAAGATCCTGAAGGAGCTCGTCCCGCAGGACCAGATCAGACTTCTGTCCCCCGACGACTGGAAGAGG tccatCGTGTCGCTGTTCAACAAGCAGGCAGGAAAGACGAGAGAAGAAGCCAAACTGTCCTTCCTCAAAATCATTTACAAGTGGGCCACGTTTGGTTCGGCCTTTTTTGAAGTCAAG caaaCAACTGATCCAAATTACCCAGAAACCCTCCTGATAGCGATCAACAAACATGGAGTCAGTCTCATTGATCCCAAGTCTAAG GACATCCTCACCACTCACCCCTTCACCAAGATCTCCAACTGGAGCAGCGGCAACACGTACTTCCACATCACCATCGGAAACCTGGTCCGAGGCAGCAAACTGCTGTGTGAAACCTCACTG GGCTACAAAATGGACGACCTCTTGACCTCCTACATCAGCCAGATGCTGACGACCATGACCAAACAACGAACCTCCCAGGGAAACAGCAAGTGA